The Thunnus thynnus chromosome 1, fThuThy2.1, whole genome shotgun sequence nucleotide sequence CTCATATCACCTCAGCTCTGTCTTCTCTAATCAGCTTAATATCATGCAAGTGTAAAATGGGAAGCTGTTGTTTTTTACGCACCAATCAATAAAATTCAGGTTTTATTACAAATCAAAGAGTGTTTTCTAAATTTCTGTGTGACATTTCCTGCTATATGTGTTTATgatgtatatatgtacatgttCAGTGTTGTGTCTGAACAAGATGTTTTGTGCTCTACTGGGTCATTCTGTCCCGTGTCAGGAATATGCCTGACAGCTTTCTGGTAGCACTCTGGCAGAGATCTATTACAGTTCCTTTGCAGTGATATTTACAAAGCTGTTCAGCAGAATTGAACAGATCTTCAGTCTGCAGCAGAATAACAATAACTGTTATGGCATCAGCATAAATGAATCATTGTAAAAAACAGATGATTAGGTAGATTATTCATTAAGTTTCACCAGGCCTCAAATGCAATGTAATAATAAACTTATATGtaagttttatatatatatatgtatacaagTACGCACAAAACCTGAAAGCCACTCCAGCTGATTGTGAATAAGTGACTTTGAGGAGACATGTATAAAACATATTAcatggaaactttttttttagaacatttgtttttactgtttttaccaAAGTGACCACATGACCACACATGCAGTGACAAGCAGCTTCCTCagctggaaaaagaaaaaaaaaaagaattcagaATTCGGGAGAATTTCATCAGAAGAATCTTTAATACAATAACTAAGAATTGGCTGTTCGCCCCATTAAATTTTTATCAATCATAGTAGACTTGCACAATCTATGCTGACATTTATCTGGAATCTTAATCTGAAAtcaaacttcattttttttcctccctgtgtAGCTTTAACACAGATATGATGTCTCTACCTTTACTGTAAACAAAGCTTGTGCCTGTTGCCTGATGGGGTCATTACTCAGGTCAGAGATTTAAACCCGTGTGTGTCTGGTGATGTGACTCTTACAGACAGTAAGCAGTGAGTCTTGTTTGCTCTGTGGAAAATAGTTTttgatgaaatgataaaatgctCAGCAGTCTGCAGGGATTTAAGTAACAGTTTGTGAGTCATTTTCCTCAGAAGCTTTTCAACATCCCTCTCGGGCTTGACACAGGATATAGCAGCCTACAAACTGTGCCTGTATGTGCAATAAATGTTGCAAACACATTGCATGTGCATTGATGATCATTTAGTTTTCACATAGCTTTCTCAGATTTAACATTCGGCTTTAACATGCTGTGCATCCTAATGTATTGCATTCCAATTATTAGTTATACAAGTAACAAGTTACTGTTACCGTTTTGTGCAGTATTCTAACTGTAATTTAGTTAGCATACATGCAATTCATTACTCCTCAAccttggctttttttttctgagaataTTCTACAGTAGCTCATCTCATCTGTCTGTGCcagatttcttttttccacCTGCCATAAATATTGCAACCACTAGGCCAAAGataaatggggggaaaaaagaataTGTTACAAGGAAAGAGGATTTAGTAGTTTGATGAATGTCTCTCTGTGGTAACCCTGCCAGGGACTAAGAGCTACTACCAGCAGGATTCAGATAACTGATCAGATACTGGAGATTTTATAGGCTTCAGAATGTTACAGACATTCGCGAGACAGTAATCTAATGACTCGACCAGGCAAATAAGATCATTTTAACTTTCCATcgcttctcttttttttttttgttttctctcaggtTATGGAGCAGTGGGTTTTGACAGTAACCCCAGTTACGGTCACACTCCATCTCACCACACCCCTCAGCTTTCCAGTCTGTCCTTCAAACACGAGGACACACAGTCACCGCCAAACAACATAGGTAACTGTCTGCATCCTGACGTCTTTTCACTAAATTGACTCACAGACTGGAGGACTGTCATGTCACAGCAAGGTTATATAAGTAAcctgtcatttttcatttcacgaCAAAAGCGCTCTTATCCACTTtcactcatctctctctctgtctctgtctgggCCGTCCAGTCATATAGCCTACGCAAgcatacataaacacactcttCCTCTCGCTCTTTAAACATATGGTTAATGACTCTGGAAATGACAACTTGAGGAAACAGCTTTATGTGATTCTGGTGGAATGTCAAAAACTGTCAGGGGACCAATATACTATGTGAACCTGAAAAGGACCACTGTTTCTGATTGACCCGTTCTTTCTTTGAAAAGAAGAGCTGTGCGTTTACCTTTTAAATGAACctgtaataatattataaatgtattttttataagtGTACTTgagaaacagaatataaaacGGGAATATAAACATTTGGGGGAGGTGTTATTAGATAGTAAGCAGCTGCTGGAGAATGGAAAGACAACTTTTTGAAGaactttaatattttgttatatGCAGTTGACCAGCAGTACCCGGCCGCTCCTCCTGTGTTTGGTTGCCACAATCCTTCAGAATCCTGTCCGAGCAGCCAAGCTTTGCTGCTGAGAAACTACAACAGGTACAATTATTTGTCCCTGCATGCTATATTTGACTACTGCTACCTTAAATCCCTTTTGGAACAATCCCACTCTTCCCAAAAGTTTTCAGACTCCTCACTCATTGATTAATGTCAGATTCTTTCCACTAACACCACATGCAGCTCACTCTCTTGCTGGTAATTTTTAGAAGTGTGAACTCTCTCTGATCCTATGTTAAGCTCTGTGTCTGCCTCTGCACCGTCTGGTTTGTGAATCCTAATTTGTTCTGAGGTTAAGTGCTGCCCACTGCTGCTCAGCAggccaaaacaaacactaagTGATCTACTGCTGATGTGTCTGAGCGTCCACCCTGAggaaaaatgaggagaaaagtaaaaaagacaAGCTCAGTGAAAGTGAGAGTGGAGTGGGGGAGGGTGAGGTGGTTAAAGGCTGAGAATctgcttatttttttaaatctctgaaTGTGTTTCcaacttgttttcattttgatgcAAAACATCTCAAAGGGTAAATTAGGCTGAAATTCTTTGAATGCCGCCCCACAATGTTATTGGAGAAAAGGAACATGTGCAACCCAAATACTGGAACAGCAGCTGATAACAGAAGGGAAGACTTCACTGTTGTTAGAGCTTATGGCATGAACTGGAAACCCTCAAATAGACACAGagacatgcacatgcacacacacagtgtatatatgtCAGATATCAGTGAGTCTTTCCACAGTTTACCATAGCTCAGAACTGATTAGCGAGCCATCGCGATCCTTCCCTCAAGGACTTCTCAAAGAATGCTGTCCAGAATTCCCCTGAAACTGTTTCCCGCCTTTAATGATACTGAGGACAGAGTGATGTCATGCAATGGTCCGTGGTGTACTAGGCACGGAGGCTCTCACCCCCGCAGAGTGCATCGCAtctccaagtgtgtgtgtttttgtactatgtgagtgtgtgtgtgcactagtGAGATGTGCCAAGGTAAAGAATGGCTCAGAGCCCATGTTTGTTAATGAAGCCAGTGAGGAGTGGTGGGTGGAGAGGATGTGCTAATAAGTGAACCATTTGGAGTTCCCCTTGAATGAAATGTCTTTATTACCCATACAAGGGCAGAGAAGTGACAGGAAGAATGCACTGTAACATAAATTTTGCCGGTGTTTTTTAATTCTAGGATCCCCCCTGAAATATcgaaatgaataaagaaagaaagacaaaactaaaacatattttctccaTGTTTCTTCGAACTAACCCTGTTCATTAACCTTTTAATGTATTCATGGATTAACGtattttgttaaaaacaaaagaaaatccaATATTTTACCACAAATATTGGTATTTTATAATGCTCATGGttgtgctgtactgtatgttttactCAGTGATAACCTGTACCAAATGGCATCTCAGCTGGAGTGTGTAACATGGAACCACCAAATGAACAGCCTTGCATCTTCAATGAAGAGgtgacccttttttttttttttttttaatcttgagTCTTTTCTGGTTTTTGTGGTggtgcagaggaggaagaagaggagaattTGGCGAGATGGCTGCCTGCTCACTGCCTAGGGAAGACAAAAAGTAGAGAAAAGCATaataatgtgtatttgtgtgcagtCTTGTACttctactgtatatgttttaaaGACTAATTTGAGCTTAATTTGAGATAGAAAGATTGATAGATCTGACAAATCTATGTAAAATCTTTGCTATGCCAAAGCTGTTAATTCTGCACcaaaaatgttcagtgtttgtgtattaattattttcattttgctcCTGCCCGGCAGTGGCCATGCAACTAACTATGACCCTGAACCCATAGCACCACCTCCACCCATGCTTGTCAGTGCCCAgtaccacatacacacacacggggTCTTCAGAGGACTTCAGGTCAGTCCAGttaaaacacatgcatgcacacacagacacaaatacatgcatagaCGTACAGTAAATTAATACACAAAGTGAACATCTCACCCAGTAAGCCCTATGTCTTCACTGACTTCTCTTTCTCAAAGGATGTCAGACGGGTACCTGGTATCGCTCCTCCGGTCGTGAGGTCATCAGACGCCAATGAGAAACGTCCATTTGTGTGCGCTTATCCTGGCTGCAGCAAGAGATACTTCAAGCTTTCACATCTGCAGATGCATGGCCGCAAACACACAGGTGAGATGTGATTACTTGCTCAGGCCTCAAAACGCTTCTGTTTAGAAATACAATAGTAAAttcaaaaagactgtaaaagtTAACTATGAAATGCACGAAACTGGGGTGGGGGTATTCTAAGGGAGAGACAAGTGCTTCTATGACCAGGTTTGAGTCTGTGTAGCGGTGTGAGTGAAAAGCAGATTAATAAAGTGTGTGCATGCTCAGTCGACTTTCCTAAGATGAATAACATAAAGGCTGACTACAACAGCACTGATAAAAGGCAAAACTAGCCTGACGTATGCATTTTGATGGTGCAGAAAGTaagagagtgaaacagatgcaCTATTGGTGGTACAGCTGGTATTAATGATCCTGAAGGCTTGGAATTTGGGTAACcatgatgataataatgttgataatgatgatgatttgggGACTTATGTTGCAGGAGAGAAGCCTTATCAGTGTGATTTCACAGACTGCGGCCGCAGATTCTCTCGCTCAGACCAGTTGAAGAGACACCAGCGCAGACATACAGGTACTGTACACTGATGACGGGCTGCTGTCTGGGTTCCCTCTCTCACTTCTCCTTTTACTGCTCTTACAAATTGTACAATATACAGCCTCAGAAATGATCTCTAACGACAAATTAATGTTAACTACATTGCTGTTAACATATACTGTGTGGTGGGCAACAGCtttattttgtccaaatatATGAGCCAACATGGAAAACGAGTGTCGCaggaaatgttaaaataacTGATTTGATTATCTGAGATTACTGATTTTTCTTTCAGTGGTTCACAACATAACTCTTCATAAATGACACACAAAGATGTGTTGAAACTGTAAAATCTCCCCTAAACAGTGTCACACATAATGCTTTCAATTACCGACAGTGATTACATCATCCATTCcaatatatttaaacttttgacCTTGGCCTCACCCTCttcttatttctgtttctgcccAACCACTGTCATCTCTGTATAGGAGTGAAGCCCTTTCAGTGTGAGACGTGTCAGAGAAAGTTTTCACGGTCAGACCACCTTAAGACGCACACTCGGACTCATACAGGTAAAACAAGTGCGTATACCTTTATTTTCTACCTCTTCATTCTTCTCCCAGTGAGATACTCTTTTAAAGATGGTCCCTGTGATGTTGATTCATACACAACAAAACATTCCAAGAGTTGAATTCACTCTAAAGCAATGATTTTCCTCTGTTCTTCCTTATTCGTCCCCTCCTCGTCAGGTGAGAAGCCCTTTACCTGCCGCTGGTCCAACTGTCAGAAGAAGTTTGCCCGCTCTGACGAGCTGGTGCGCCACCACAGCATGCACCAGAGGAACCTGACCAAGCTGCAGCCTGCCATCTGAGCagcgagaggaggaggaggaggacaaagagGAAGGTGACAATATGTTGTGCCAGCTAGCAGAGAAAGACGCTTGGAGCCTGGTCAACGGTTGTGGTGCCATGCCAGACTTGCGGAGGTGGTGGGCACAGCTGATGCCTCCCTCAGACACGAGAGAACAGACTCACTGATGATCCACAAGATCTTCAAGATGCACCTCAACTAGAACTCAAATTGGTTATTTGACATTAAGACTTTGAGAGGGTACAATACCACACTCATTCTGAGCcaagaaaaataattgaatatGAGACGAGGAAAATGTTGATACATTATTTTGGATATTTTAGTACACTTGCACTGGcttcttgttttattgttaaaaattGTGTCACCTTGAAAATGTGCTGGACCGTGTAAACTGGATTTAGGAAATGGACAATGTGTCACTTTTTGTCCATGTATTTGAACACAGATTtttcacagatgttttttttttttttttgctttgggCAATGTGAACATCTTCATATTCTTACAGAACACATGATACTCACCTAATAACGTTGTATATATGTGGTGTATTTGCTTACTTTTATAGACATtccttttgtattttgtatgttttgtaaatgtataaaaatgatcCACATTGTTGTCAAGGGTAcgagtgtgtgcttgtgtgtgtgtgtggtagagagagaagaggtgTTGGTGTTGTCAGGTTAAGAGGCCACCTATGAGTGCTGATGGTGGTGAGGGGTGGAGGGTGGGAGgtagggggagggggagggggggtgacAGACAGTAAAACAGCACCCCACTGTGACTCTGACAGGGTGCAGGTCTCACCCTCCTAAATCTCCGACACACATCTTCATAACCAGGAACATCTGGAGCCCAATAAATCTCATTAGAAAAGACACATACCTCAGTGTCAGCTGGCTGTACTAGCTGACTGCCCCCTCCTGCATGCGCTGGGCcccaacatgcacacacacacacacttcaagtCCCTATTGT carries:
- the wt1b gene encoding WT1 transcription factor b isoform X2 is translated as MLTEPCGAMSMGSDVRDLTLLPPGPPVPSLPGAGGGCGMSVGNGQWTQLLDLHPGSPYSSLPSHHSLIKQEPGWGTTDPIEDPHCGLGAFTVHFSGQFTGSGPCRVGAFGEPTAGQTRVFPNGTYLPGCVDSPPAPRNQGYGAVGFDSNPSYGHTPSHHTPQLSSLSFKHEDTQSPPNNIVDQQYPAAPPVFGCHNPSESCPSSQALLLRNYNSDNLYQMASQLECVTWNHQMNSLASSMKSGHATNYDPEPIAPPPPMLVSAQYHIHTHGVFRGLQDVRRVPGIAPPVVRSSDANEKRPFVCAYPGCSKRYFKLSHLQMHGRKHTGEKPYQCDFTDCGRRFSRSDQLKRHQRRHTGVKPFQCETCQRKFSRSDHLKTHTRTHTGEKPFTCRWSNCQKKFARSDELVRHHSMHQRNLTKLQPAI
- the wt1b gene encoding WT1 transcription factor b isoform X1; the protein is MLTEPCGAMSMGSDVRDLTLLPPGPPVPSLPGAGGGCGMSVGNGQWTQLLDLHPGSPYSSLPSHHSLIKQEPGWGTTDPIEDPHCGLGAFTVHFSGQFTGSGPCRVGAFGEPTAGQTRVFPNGTYLPGCVDSPPAPRNQGYGAVGFDSNPSYGHTPSHHTPQLSSLSFKHEDTQSPPNNIVDQQYPAAPPVFGCHNPSESCPSSQALLLRNYNSDNLYQMASQLECVTWNHQMNSLASSMKSGHATNYDPEPIAPPPPMLVSAQYHIHTHGVFRGLQDVRRVPGIAPPVVRSSDANEKRPFVCAYPGCSKRYFKLSHLQMHGRKHTGEKPYQCDFTDCGRRFSRSDQLKRHQRRHTGVKPFQCETCQRKFSRSDHLKTHTRTHTGKTSEKPFTCRWSNCQKKFARSDELVRHHSMHQRNLTKLQPAI